From the genome of Thermomicrobiales bacterium, one region includes:
- a CDS encoding serine hydrolase — MSKVWGSGYGRMLRCLAALVISTVLLAPGALAQTENAAPAGFEAIAPPEGVTAQAVFVEDATAGAPLVSLNADERRSPASTTKLMTALVIANNTTDWQALVTADASDILTAEDGESFMGLLEGDVLSVEQLMYGIMLPSGNDAAHAMARVIGSNLLAAEGATGDPVERFVQEMNATAANLGLQNTHFTNAAGLYGEDHYTTARDLAIIASHAFAVPQIAQASSVPTYTLTTQGANPREMTLTNTNKIFPGKTG, encoded by the coding sequence GTGTCCAAGGTGTGGGGATCGGGATATGGGCGGATGCTGCGCTGTCTGGCGGCGCTGGTGATCTCGACGGTTCTCTTGGCGCCGGGAGCACTTGCGCAGACCGAGAATGCCGCGCCAGCTGGCTTCGAGGCCATCGCTCCGCCCGAAGGGGTGACGGCGCAAGCCGTCTTCGTCGAAGACGCCACAGCCGGTGCTCCCCTTGTTTCTCTCAATGCTGATGAGCGCCGCTCCCCGGCAAGCACAACCAAGCTGATGACCGCGCTCGTCATCGCCAACAACACCACCGACTGGCAAGCGCTGGTGACGGCCGACGCGAGCGACATCCTGACCGCCGAGGACGGCGAGTCCTTCATGGGGTTGTTGGAAGGTGACGTGTTGTCCGTCGAGCAACTCATGTACGGCATCATGCTGCCGTCCGGGAACGATGCGGCGCATGCCATGGCACGAGTCATCGGATCGAACCTGCTGGCAGCGGAAGGCGCGACAGGGGATCCGGTCGAGCGGTTCGTGCAGGAAATGAACGCCACCGCCGCTAATCTGGGTTTGCAGAACACCCATTTCACCAACGCCGCCGGATTGTATGGCGAGGATCACTACACCACGGCGCGCGACCTGGCGATCATCGCCAGCCACGCATTCGCCGTTCCCCAGATCGCGCAAGCGTCCAGCGTGCCAACCTATACCCTGACGACCCAGGGCGCGAATCCCCGCGAAATGACGCTCACCAACACAAACAAGATCTTTCCGGGCAAGACGGGGTGA
- a CDS encoding metallophosphoesterase: protein MPDFVRFAAIGDLHIRTTVPSDFVRQLIGIERHADFLVVPGDITNGGRIQEVELAAELFRRIDIPIVGVMGNHDRRTMRRRYFLQILEQAGVRMLDGDTWEYLGIGIAGVSGSGGGFWPEEPADPVSNRAWQALAVRARREANRLDGALSTLQTRRRIALLHFAPTTATLVGEPPLKYWLLGNSALGNVVEKHRVDLVLHGHAHIGSPYGQTPGGVPVFNVAAGVTGGVSIHEVPLDPELPISTSPLMLARV, encoded by the coding sequence ATGCCTGATTTCGTCCGCTTTGCAGCCATTGGCGACCTTCACATTCGCACCACAGTGCCGTCGGACTTTGTGCGGCAATTGATCGGCATCGAACGACACGCCGATTTTCTGGTGGTGCCTGGCGATATTACGAATGGCGGTCGGATCCAGGAGGTCGAACTGGCGGCCGAGCTCTTTCGACGCATCGACATTCCCATCGTCGGCGTCATGGGCAACCACGACCGCCGCACGATGCGCCGGCGTTACTTCCTCCAGATTCTGGAGCAGGCCGGTGTCCGAATGCTCGATGGCGACACGTGGGAGTATCTCGGCATCGGTATCGCCGGAGTGTCCGGTTCGGGTGGCGGATTTTGGCCGGAAGAACCAGCCGATCCCGTCTCCAATCGTGCCTGGCAGGCGTTGGCCGTGCGTGCCCGCAGAGAGGCGAATCGCCTGGATGGCGCGCTCAGCACGTTGCAGACTCGACGGCGGATCGCGCTGCTGCATTTCGCGCCAACAACGGCCACGCTGGTTGGCGAACCACCGCTCAAGTACTGGCTGCTTGGCAATTCGGCGCTTGGCAATGTGGTCGAGAAGCACCGCGTCGATCTGGTGCTCCATGGGCATGCACATATCGGCTCGCCCTATGGCCAGACTCCGGGAGGAGTTCCGGTCTTTAATGTCGCCGCCGGTGTCACCGGCGGCGTATCCATTCATGAAGTGCCGCTCGATCCCGAACTGCCGATCTCCACGTCGCCACTGATGTTGGCGCGGGTCTGA
- the rph gene encoding ribonuclease PH gives MSAGRIGGRSPEELRSVDIIAGVAPNAEGSALIKMGNTHVLCTATVEEKVPGWMKGRGSGWVTAEYAMLPRATRLRTQREAVQGKQGGRTVEIQRLIGRSLRSVVNLKALGERQIIIDCDVIQADGGTRCASITGGYVALAQSLKKLRDDGRMSRDPLEAAVAAVSVGVVRGTPLLDIDYAEDSAADVDFNVVMTDQQAFVEIQGTAEKSPFSHGTLTELLVLASTGLDQLFECQKRAIARF, from the coding sequence GCAGCGTCGACATCATTGCCGGAGTCGCCCCGAATGCCGAGGGTTCGGCGCTAATCAAGATGGGCAATACGCATGTGCTCTGCACGGCGACCGTCGAAGAAAAGGTTCCCGGCTGGATGAAGGGTCGGGGCAGCGGCTGGGTCACTGCCGAATACGCGATGCTGCCGCGCGCCACCAGGTTACGGACCCAGCGAGAAGCCGTTCAGGGTAAACAGGGTGGCCGCACCGTCGAGATTCAGCGACTCATTGGCCGTTCGCTCCGATCGGTGGTCAATCTGAAGGCGCTGGGCGAACGGCAGATCATCATCGACTGCGATGTCATTCAGGCGGATGGCGGTACGCGCTGCGCCTCGATCACCGGTGGATATGTGGCGCTCGCGCAGTCGCTGAAGAAACTGCGCGATGACGGGCGCATGTCGCGCGATCCCCTCGAGGCGGCCGTTGCCGCAGTGAGCGTCGGAGTCGTTCGCGGGACGCCGCTCCTCGATATCGACTATGCGGAGGACTCAGCCGCCGATGTCGATTTCAATGTGGTGATGACCGATCAACAGGCGTTCGTCGAGATTCAGGGCACCGCTGAAAAGTCGCCGTTCTCGCATGGAACACTCACCGAGCTGCTCGTCCTCGCCAGCACTGGCCTCGATCAACTCTTCGAATGTCAGAAAAGAGCGATTGCCAGATTCTGA